The following DNA comes from Halalkaliarchaeum sp. AArc-CO.
CCGGCGCCGAATCACCGGTGTCGAGTCACCGACGTCGATCCCGGAGGGACGGGAACTCCTCGCGGATCTCCCTCACTCGGCGGGGGTCGACGTCGGCGGTCACCGTCGCCGGCTCGTCGCCGGCGGCCGCTACCGTGGTTCCCCACGGGTCATACACCGCCGACCGACCCAGAAGCGTCGCCTCCTCGAACTCTCCGGATCCGTTGATCGTGGCCACGTACGCGAGGTTCTCCACAGCGCGGGCCCGCGACAGCGTCTTCCAGTGTTCGACACGGGGGTACGGCCACGCGCTGGGAACCAGTACGAGCGTCGCGCCCAGATCGACGAGTTCCCGGTACAGTTCCGGGAACCGGAGGTCGTAACACGTCGTCACGCCGACGGTGAACCCGCCGACATCGGCCGTGTCGATGCGTTCTCCAGGCGTCAACAGGCGGGTTTCCGCCGACTCGTACCCGAACAGGTGGTGTTTCCGATAGACGAGTTGCCGGGTCCCGGACGGATCGAAGAGCACCGCCGTGTTCGCGTAGCCGTCCGTCGCCGGCACGTCCACCCCGGACTCGGCGGAGGCAGAGAGATCTTCGACGACGCTACCCGACAGCAACCAGATCCCGTGATCTGCAGCCGCGTCGGCGAGTTCGCCCAGCCGGGCCCCCTCGAGCCCCTGGGCGACCCGCGGATAGGCGTCGAACGCGAAGTAGCCCGCGTCGAAAAGCTCCGGAAGCGCGACGACGTCCGCACCGTTTGCCGCCGCCTCCTCGATGCGCTGTAGGGCGCGTTCGAGGTTCCTGGCCACCTCGTCCGGTTCGATTTCGAGTTGACACAGCGCGAGCGAGACTGTCACGGGTCCACCTCTTCGATTCGATCGAGTTCGGCGCGCAGCGCCCGCTCCAGGTTCGACAGCTCCTCGTCGAGGTTCCGCTTGAAGAACCGCTCGACGCCGGGCAGTCGCCCCTCGACGATGAACTCGTTGTGGAGATTACAGCCGGTTTCGGTGGGTTCGATCTCGTGTTCGCCGGTCACCCGGAGCGCTTTCGACCGCCCGATGAACTTCACACGGTTCGGGGGTTCCATCCGCAGGTTCTCGGTTTCGACGGTCACCGTCGAGGAGATCACCGGGATCGGCAACGCCACGTGCCACGTCGCCGAACCGTCCTCGTGAACTTCGTAGGAGTCGACCACGCTTATCGCGGCGGCGCGCTTGTCTGGATCGGAGATGAACGCCCAGACATCGTCGGGATCGGAAGTGAACTCGAAGGTCCGGGAGACGCGAACGGTCATGTCCGACGGTAGGCTCCCACTCAAGAAAAGCGTCGGGGGGACAAAAACAGGTATTCAAGAGGGGGTGGCAATTCCCCGTCACGTGGCGCTCGCGTCGACAGTTTCGAGGACGTACCCTCGAGATGTTCACTCCGCGTCGGCGCCGGCCCTCGGACCGAACTGCTCTTCGTACTCCCGGTAGATCTCCCAGTACTCCTCGATCTCTTTCCACGGGTTCGGGCCACAGGCGACGTCCAGCTTCCACTTCAGTTCTCCTTCGATCCCGAACTGTTCCGACCGGCTGTGGCTCCGGACGTGCTGGAGTGGATTGACTTCGAGGTCCCGATCCCACGTCCCGGAGGTCAGCCGGTAGCAGTAGGCGATCTCTCCGTGGGCGTGCTCCTCCCAGCAGCCGCTCCTGTTGTGCGTTCGCAGGCGTTCGCCGACTTGTTCGGACTCCCCGACGTCCAGATAACAGTCGACCTCACCGTCGACGAGACAGACGACGACGTAGACGCCTCGGCGGTCGAGCGGTACCTTCGACACGTCGGTGAACGGTCCCTTGAACTCGTATCCAGCGATATCCATATATAAAACGACCCGTTCGGGCTACTTAAACGTAGATGCTCCACACGAACGGTCTTTTCCTCACTCGGGAGTCACGCGCCAGGTCGTCGATCGGGCACGACCCCACTTTTCGATCTCGACGTCCTCGGACTTCTCTGCGAGCTGGGGTAGACGCGCGCCGACCTGTTTCGAGGAGAGTCCGATCGCCTCCGCGATGGTCTTCGCGCGGAAGTACCGCTGTCCGCGCGAGACGCTGTCGTAGAGGTACGCGAGGATCCGTTGTTCCTCGTCGGTCAGCTCGGTCATCTTCACTGTAGGTAGGGGATTGTGAGCCTTAACGATTTCTTCGCCGATCGGACGGTCCGGCGCCGCGTGGAACAGTGTCGATTCAGCCGTCGAAGAGGTGGATGGCGCTTACGGCAAGCGACGCGGCGACGATCGCCACGAGGAACCCCCAGGCCCGGTCGAGCTGAGTCGGTCCGCCGTACAGGACGACGGCGCCGACGATCGCGACCGCCGACAGCGCGAGCATGAGTCCTAGTCCCATATCGGTCGACGCTGTGTGTTCTGCCATGCACGATGCTTCCGGGGGTCGGAACTTAGCTCCTGCGGTGCGGGGTTCGCCCCTGACACCGACCCGGATGCAGTACCGCGATGTCGTTCGCTTAACTCGGCTTAATTCGGGCTGATTCCGGGCGAGTATGTCGAACGTATAAGCGATGGGCTCGCTATGTGGCGAACATGAATCAGATCGTGGCGATCGCGATGGCGATCGTGATGGTGACGTCGGCGTTCGGTGCGACGGGAGGTGCGGCGCTGGACGCCGAGGATCGGACTGTGCTGGACGGCGACGTTCCAGTCGTCGGCCAGTTCCAGGCCGACGACACTCCTGGTGACGACGAAGACGGTACCGACACGAACGACGGCGACGCGGACGACGGTGCCGACGGCGACGCGAGGAACGACTCCGTCGCGCCAGGCGAGCAGTTCGGCGGTGTCGTCGGCGTCGGCGCCGCGGAGTTCAAAGGTGAACTCGACCGCCGCGCCTTCGCCGCAGCGATGGCCGCCGCCGACACCGACGAGGAACGCGCCCAGCTGATCGCCTCGCTGATCCAGCGGACCGAAGCACAGATCGAGGAGATGGAAAACCGCAACGCCTCGATCGCAGACCAGCGTCATCGAAGCGACCTCTCACACGGGATGCACAACGCCCGGATGGCAACGATGTACGCTGAAACGCGGAGCCTCGAACGGGCACTGGCTGACGCCAACGCGACGGCTGCGGACATCCCCGAGGAGACGCTCGAAGAGCAGGGGGTCGACGTGGCGAAAATCGATGAGCTTCGGGATCGCGCAGGCGAACTCGGTGGAGCCAACGTCGCCGAGACTGCACGCGAAATCGCCGGCCCCCACGCCGGTGACCGGCCAGGTCCGCCCGA
Coding sequences within:
- a CDS encoding carbon-nitrogen family hydrolase — its product is MTVSLALCQLEIEPDEVARNLERALQRIEEAAANGADVVALPELFDAGYFAFDAYPRVAQGLEGARLGELADAAADHGIWLLSGSVVEDLSASAESGVDVPATDGYANTAVLFDPSGTRQLVYRKHHLFGYESAETRLLTPGERIDTADVGGFTVGVTTCYDLRFPELYRELVDLGATLVLVPSAWPYPRVEHWKTLSRARAVENLAYVATINGSGEFEEATLLGRSAVYDPWGTTVAAAGDEPATVTADVDPRRVREIREEFPSLRDRRR
- a CDS encoding SRPBCC family protein, with protein sequence MTVRVSRTFEFTSDPDDVWAFISDPDKRAAAISVVDSYEVHEDGSATWHVALPIPVISSTVTVETENLRMEPPNRVKFIGRSKALRVTGEHEIEPTETGCNLHNEFIVEGRLPGVERFFKRNLDEELSNLERALRAELDRIEEVDP